Part of the Variovorax sp. PAMC 28711 genome is shown below.
GACGCTGTGCGCGCGCAGCGCCAAGCGAAACGCGCAGTAGAAGCTCACGCTCACATTGAGCGCCCCGATGAAAGGGAGGGCCGCGACCGCCCACCATAGCGCAGGTTGCTGCAGCGCCGGCATGCCGATGGACGCGACCGCTGCGGCCAGCTGGCCGGTCGACAACGTCACATGCCGCACGTCCAGGCCGATGCCGAAGAATGCCGCGAACGCCGGCACCAGCCCGAGCATGAAACCGAGCGACACGTTGGACGCGAAACCGGAAATATGGGTGCGCATGAAGGTCGCCCAGCGGTGGGCGCGGGCTGCGCCCAGGACGGCGCCGATGCGTGGGTTGTAGCGCATGGCCGAGTCCAGCCGGTGCAGGACAAATGCGTTTTCCACCCAGCCGGCAATGATGCTGGCCGCAAACAGCAGCACGCCGGTGAAGGCGGCGAACAGCAGCGTCGGGCCCGCCAGCGACAGCGAGTGCAGCACCGCCTGCGCGTGCGGCGCGTCGAGCATCGGCTCGGCGGCCAGCCACTGGACAAGCGACGCCAGCGCGAGCACCGTCGGCACGACGACCAGCACGTTGCCCAGCACCGCCGCCACCTGCGAGCGCACGAGGTGCGTCACCTCGTCGACGAACGCGTCGACTGCGCCTTCCTGCTTCAGGTCGCGCAGCTTGGCGGCCATGGCGGGCGCGGTCATGGCCGGCTGCTTGGTGGCGAGCGTCAGGTGCAGCAGCTGGATCGCGACAAAGCTCGCGGCGTACATGACGCCCGACCAGAAGCCGCTCCAGAACGCCGACAGGCCGAGCGCGAGGATGCCGAACTTGAGCATCACCGTGATGGCCGTCATGGCGCCGCCGCCCGCGGCCTTGCGCACCATCTGCCCATAGGCGGCGAGGTCGCGGGTGATGTAGTGCTCGCCGGTCTCGGCGCTGCGCTCGGTCACCTTGGCAGCGAGCATCGACGAGTTCGAGGCGATCAGCGCACGGATGCTGTTGCGCTCGCCGCCCGTCACCACGAGCCGGCCGACCAGCCGCCCGACGCTGGCGGCCGGCGTGGGCGACAGCAGGCAGTCGAGCAGCTCCCGGATGCGCAGCACGCGCTCGCGCAACTGGCGCAGCCGGAACACCAGCCCGACCGAAATGCCGTTGTCTTCCAGGTGCGAGTAAATGGTGGCGGCGCCGGCGCGGCAGGCATCGAGCCGATCGCGAAACGCGAGGAAGGCGGCTTGCAGTGCGGCATCGTCGGGGGGCTGGCGGAACATCTCGTCGCGCAGGTCGTCGAGGTCGGCCAGGAGCGCGTGGAACGATCGGGCCTCGCGCACCGGATCGCTCATGCGCAACCTCAGTTCGGGCGAAAAGCCGGCCGCCACGACCTGGCTGGTGCAATAGGTGACGGCGTCCATCACGGTGTGGCGCCAGCGCGGCGCGCCGTCGACGGTTTCGTCGGCCATCAGCGCGCCGATGCGGTTGAGCAGCGCATCGTCCAGCAGCGCGATCCATTTCGCGTCGAAGGCGCGGGGCAACACCAGCCGGAACAGCTCCGAAGCGTCGGTGGTCTCGGGCGTGCCGGGGAGCATCTTGCGGCGAAGTCGGTCGCTCAGCTCGCTCACGAAGGCGCTGCGCGGCGCGAAGCCGTGGTCGGCCAGGAGCGCAGTGAGGTCGACCGTCTGCGTGAACACGCGCCACCATTCGCGGGCGCGTTCGCGCAGTTCCGGCCGCGCCTCGATCGCGTCGAGCAACAAGACGACGCGGCCGGCCGCGGCCTGCGGGGCCGCGCGGTCGCCGCGCAGCCAGTCGAACAGGTCGATCAGCCAGATGTGACGATGCGCCAGGTCGGCCGCCGGGTCGAGGCGGGCGAGCAGGCTCGTCAGATCGCGCGAGGCGGCACGCATGGGAAGACGGGGGTGCGCAGCGGCGGCCGGCTCAATGCAGGACGCGCGTGCCGGCGGCACCGTCGGCGTCGGCTTCCAGCACGAACATCGGAACCGGAACGTCGAAGCGCTCGCCTTCTTCGCTCACCACGAAATAACTGCCGTGCATCGTGCCGCTGGGCGCCTGCAGGCGGCAGCCGCTGGTGTAGCGGAAGGATTCGCCGGGTGCCAGCAGCGGCTGCTGCCCGATCACGCCCAGCCCCTTGACTTCCTGCGTGTGGCCGGAGGCGTCGTTGATGACCCAGCGACGGGCGATCAGCTGCATTGGCACCGTGGCGGTGTTGGTCACGGTGATCGTGTAAGAGAACGTGTAGATGCCGTCCCCGGCGGAAGATTGGTCCGCGAGGAATCGGGGTTCGACCTGGACGGTCAGCGGGCTGTTCGACATGGCGCGCATGGTAACTGGTGCCTCCGGCTGCAGCGGCCCATCTGCTTTGAGACAATGGCCGCATGACGAGCCCCACGTACCGCATTTCCCCCTCTATCCTGTCCGCCGATTTCGCACGCCTCGGTGACGAGGTCGAGCAGGTGATCGCAGCCGGCGCCGACTGGATCCATTTCGACGTGATGGACAACCACTATGTCCCCAACCTGACCTTCGGTCCGATGATCTGCAAGGCGCTCAAGCCGCATGCGAAAACGGCCGCCGGCGTGGCGATTCCGATCGACGTGCACCTGATGGTCAAGCCGGTGGACGCACTGGCCGCCTCGTTCGCCGAAGCGGGGGCGGACTACATCAGTTTCCACCCGGACGCGTCGCCCCACACGCACCGCAGCATCCAGGCCATCAAGGCGGCGGGGTGCAAGGCCGGTCTGGTGTTCAATCCCGGCCTCGGTCTGGAGGCGCTCGACTGGGCGATCGACGACATCGACCTCATCCTCATCATGAGCGTGAACCCGGGCTTCGGTGGCCAGAGCTTCATCGATTCGGCGCTTCGCAAGATCGAGCTGGCGAGAAAACGCATCGAGCAGACCGGCCGCGACATCCGCCTCGAAGTCGACGGCGGCATCAAGATCGACAACATCGCGGCCGTCGCGAACGCCGGTGCCGACACCTTCGTGGCGGGCAGCGCGATTTTCGGCCACACAGACTACGCGAGCGTCATCTCGGCGATGCGCGGCAATCTGGCCACCGTCAGCGCTTGACCTTGTCGTTGTAGACGCGGTCCGTCACGGGTCCGCGGTCGGTATCGACCAGGCCGCGCTTCACGTCTTCCGCGCCTTGCTTGCCGACGCGTGTCGGTTCGCCGTCGGGCGTCTCCTGGCTTTCGGAGGACTGGTCGCGTTCGTGCGGCAGTCGCGGCGCGGAATCGCCGCCCTGTTCGACCTTCGTGTGGCCGCCCTCGGTATCCCTCAACGGGTCGGTCGTGTCGGTCGCGGGATCGTTGGTTTTCGTGGCCATGAAAGTCTCCTTTTCGAATGTAATTTCTCCCATGGTGCAAGCGCTGCAGCGGTAGGACCGGCCAGCCGCTGGCTGTAGGATGCCTCGATGACGACGCTCCTCCGAATCCACGGTTTTTCCGCCCCGGTGGCCGGCCCCAAGCTGATCGTGCTCGGCGGCGTGCACGGCGACGAAACCTGCGGCACCGAGGGCATCGAACGCGTGGTGGCCGAGCTCGATGCGGGCACGCTCGCATTGCGCTGCGGCGCGCTCACGCTGGTGCCCGTGGCCAACCCGCTCGCTCGCCAGCGCCAGCGCCGCGAGGGCGAGCGCAACCTGAACCGGCTGTTCCAGCCGAGCGACGCGCCCGCCGACTACGAGGCCCGAATCACCAATCTTCTGTGCCCGCTGCTCGACCGGCACGACGTGCTGCTCGACCTCCACTCCTTCCAGAGCGCGGGCGACGCGTTCGCGATGATCGGCCCGCGCGACAACACGGGCACCCTCGAACCCTTCGCGCAGGCCACCGAAGAAGGCCGGCTGGCCTTGCACCTCGGCACTTCGCGCGTGGTCGAAGGCTGGCTCGACATCTACGCCGACAGCCTCGCGCGCCGCGCCGCGCTGCCAGGTGGCATGCCGGTCGACGATGCGGCGCTGGCCTTCGGTTGGGGCACCAACGAATACATGCGCAGTCGCGGGGGCTATGGCGTCACGCTCGAGTGCGGCCAGCACCGGGACCCGGAGGCGCCGAAAGTCGCTCACCGCGCGATTCTGGCGGCGTTGCGCCTGCTCGGCATGGTCGCGTCAGCGCCCGAGGCGGCGCCGCCGTCACGCCCCGAACTGCTGCGCCTGGTCAGCGTGACCGATCGCGCGCACGAGGGCGACCAGTTCGTTCGCGAATGGGCCACCTTCGACGCGGTGGCGCAGGGCGAGCCGATCGGCGTGCGCGACGACGGCGCCGTGCTGCATGCCGAGTGCGACGGGGTCATCGTGTTTCCCAATTCGGAGGCGCTGCCCGGCACCGAGTGGTTCTACTTCGCGGTGCCGAGCGACCGCGTGCTGTAGCTGACGCGCTGCGTTCCTACAGCGGCCGCGGGGCGTGCGGCATAAGTTCCGAGGCTGGAGGATTCCTGCCATGCCCGACACCCACACCCCTGCACCGCGCGTTCTGTGGAAAGGCGCCATCAGCTTCGGCCTCGTGCACATTCCGGTTGCGCTTTATTCGGCGACGACCGACAGCAGCATCGATTTCGACTGGCTCGACAAGCGCACGATGGACCCGGTCGGCTACAAGCGCATCAACAAGAAAACCGGCAAGGAAATCCAGCGCGAGCAGATCGTCAAGGGCATCGAATACGAAGACGGCCAATACGTGGTGCTGAGCGATGCGGAAATCGCCGCCGCCTATCCCAAGACCACGCAGACCATCGAGATCGAGACCTTCGTGCCCGCCGACGGCATTCCGTTCGTGTACCTGGAGCGGCCGTACTACGTGGCGCCCATCAATCGCGGCGCCAAGGTGTATGCGCTGCTGCGCGAAACGCTGCAACGGAGCGGTCGCATCGGCGTGGCGCGGGTGGTGATCCAGACCAAGCAGCACCTCGCAGCGCTCGTGCCGTCGGGGGCCGGCATGGTGCTGAACCTGCTGCGCTGGGGCGCCGACATCCGCTCGTGGGAGCACTTGCCGCTGCCCGCGGAAGGGGCGAAGCAGGCCGGGCTGTCGGACAACGAACTCAAGATGGCGAAGCAGCTCGTCGAGGACATGAGTTCCGACTGGGATCCGAATGCGTTCAAGAATTCGTTCAAGGACGAAATCATGAAGCTGGTCGATCGCAAGGTCGAATCCGGGCAGACCGAGTCGGTCGAAAAGCCGGAGGCGATGGAGCCGAGCGACGGCGGGGGCGCCAAGATCCTGGATCTCACCGAATTGCTGCAGCGCAGTCTGCGCAAGGGCTCGTCGCCCGACAAGTCGGCGGCCCCTGAAAAGGAAAAGCCGGCTGTCCCACGCAAACGCGCCGCCGCGAAGAAAACCAAGCCCGCGACAAAAAAGCCCCCTGCTACCAAGCGGCGCGCGGCCTGAGCCGGGTCTGATTCGGGTTACTGAACGATCTCGTCGGTCGTTACCTCGAAGCGCTGCAGCGTGTTGGCGCCGAACACCATGGTGATCGGCACATCGGCCGCATCCCGCCCGCGGGCAATCACGATGCGGCCGACGCGCGGCGTGTTGTGGCGCGCATCGAAGGTGTGCCAGCGGTCGCCCAGGTACACCTCGAACCAGGCGCTGAAGTCCATCGGATAGGGCACGGGCGGAATGCCGATGTCTCCGAGATAGCCGGTCACGTAGCGCGCGGGAATGTTCATGCAGCGGCACAGTGTGATGGCCAGGTGCGTGAAGTCGCGACACACACCGACCCCTTCGCGGAAGCCCTCCAGCGCGGTGCGCGTGGCGCGAGCGCGCTGGTAGTCGAAGCGCAGGTGGCGATGCACGAAATCGCAGATCGCCTGCACCCGATGCCAGCCCGGCGACACGTTGCCGAAATTGGCCCAGGCGAATTGAAGCAGTTCGCTGTCGACTTCGCAGTAGCGGCTCGGCAGCACGAAAGGAAGCGTGTGGACGGGCAGATTCGCGGGGGCGTGCTCGACGGCGCCGTAATCGACCGGGTCGGCCCAGCCGCTGTCGAAAACGACCGCCTCGTTTCGCAGCCGGACCGTGCTCACGCCGAACGGCACATGGACCCGCGCGCACTGGTTGTCGAACACGTCGCGGTAGTGGTCGGTCACCAGCGGCGGGCTGATGGTGATGCTTTCGCCTGCCGGTATGTCGTGCGCCCTCGAAGGATGCACCTGCAACATGTAGATCAATGCCGTCGGGGCGGAGACGCCGAGTTCGATGTCGAAGCCGATTTTGATGAGCATGTTGGGCGTTTCGATGGGTGAGGTGGGGTGACCAGTCAAGGAGGCAAGCAGCTTTGATGCCCGCTTTGGTCGAGCCATCCTATCGCCCCCGATTTTCGGGTGGCATAGGCGGCGGCCTGTTGTCTCGTAGGCGCCGGCATCCGCCGGTCGGTGCGCTCCTACCGAAGCTCCCTCGTGGCTCCCACGCGTCAGAGCGCGCCGTCACTACGGGCCACGGACGCCGCAAACCGTAAATTGACGAGGTGGCAGGTGAAATGCCGCGCATCTTCATTTATCAACGCGGTCCTGCGGGAGCACATCATGGAAATTTCGTCGCTATGGAGCAGTCTCGGTTCGGCTTCTCTCGATGATTTGCTGGTATGGGCGGTTGCGCTCACGGCAGGTGTTGTCTCCCTGATCGCGCTGGTGAATGCGCTCGACATGTTTCTGGACGCCGACGTACCCACCCAATGACCCCACAAAACAAGGCCGCTGCCGGTCGCCGCCCGAAGGCCAGCGATGGCGCCAATGCCAAGCAGGCGCAACTCGCGGAATCCACTGTCGACAACGCCTCGGCCCTGACCACGAACCAGGGCCTGCAGATCCCCGACAACCACAACTCGCTCAAGGCGGGCGTGCGCGGGCCGACCCTGCTGGAGGATTTCATCCTCCGCGAAAAGATCACGCACTTCGACCATGAGCGCATTCCGGAGCGCGCGGTGCATGCACGCGGGTCTGCCGCGCATGGTTACTTTCAGGTTTACAAGTCGATGTCGCAGTTCACCTGCGCCGAGTTCCTGCAAGATCCGGCCGTGAAGACGCCGGTGTTCGTGCGCTTCTCCACCGTGGCAGGCTCGCGCGGTTCGGCCGACACGGTGCGCGACGTGCGCGGTTTCGCCGTCAAGTTCTACACGCAGCAAGGCAATTACGACCTGGTCGGCAACAACATCCCGGTGTTCTTCATTCAGGACGCGATCAAGTTTCCGGACCTGATTCACGCCGTGAAGCCGGAGCCGCACCACGAGATGCCGCAGGCCGCCAGTGCGCACGACACCTTCTGGGATTTTGCGTCGCTGATGCCCGAGTCGACGCACATGCTGATGTGGGCGATGAGCGATCGCGCGCTGCCGCGCAGCCTGCGCATGATGGAAGGCTTCGGCGTCCACACCTTCCGCTTCATCAACAGTCGCGGCGAGAGCCACTTCGTGAAGTTCCACTGGAAACCCAAGCTCGGCATCCACGGCCTCGCCTGGGACGAGGCCCAGAAGATCGCCGGCAAGGACGCCGATTTTCACCGGCGTGATCTGTGGGAAGCCATCGACAACGGCGACTTCCCCGAGTGGGAACTCGGCGTGCAAATGATTCCGCAGGACAAGGAGCATGCGCTCGGTTTCGACCTGCTCGACCCGACCAAGCTCATCCCTGAAGAACTGGTGCCGGTCGTGAAGATTGGCCGCATGGTGCTCAACCGCAACCCCGACAACTTCTTCGCCGAGACCGAGCAGGTCGCGTTCCATCCAGGCCACGTGGTGCCGGGCATCGATTTCTCGAACGATCCCTTGTTGCAGGGGCGCCTCTTCTCGTACACCGATACGCAAATTTCGCGGCTGGGCGGTGCGAACTTCCACGAGTTGCCGATCAACAAGGCCGTCTGCCCATTCCATAACTTCCAGCGCGACGGCATGCACCGGCAGACCATCGCGCGCGGGCAGGTGGCTTACGAGCCGAATACGCTGGGCAACGGCTCGGAATACCGGGTCGACGGCGGCAACGGCGGCTTCCAGTCGTTTCCTGAAGAAATCGACCCGCCGAAAATTCGCCGGCGCAGCCCGTCGTTCGACGATCACTTCACGCAGGCACGCCTGTTCTTCAACAGCCAGACCGCTGCTGAAAAAGACCACATCGTGGCGGGCTTCCGCTTCGAGCTGTCCAAGCTCGAAGTGCCGGCGATTCGCCAGCGCATGGTCGACAACCTGGCGCACGTCGACGAGAAACTCGCGCGCCGCGTGGCCGAGCCGCTGGGTATCCACGCACCCGATGCGAAGGCTGCGGCAGGCCGTTCGGGCTTTCGCGATCACCGCATCACGATGGCGGTGTCGGAATCGCCCGCGCTCAGCATGGTCGGCACCGGTGACGGTTCGATCAAGACGCGCAAGGTCGCGATCCTCGTGGCCGATGGCGTCGACTCCGCATCGCTCAAGCCGATCCGTGAGGCGATCGAAGCCGCCGGCGCACAGTGCAAGGTGGTCGGCCTGCGCCTCGGTTCGGTGACGAGCGCGAGCAAGCGCCAGATCGAAGTCGACGTGACCTTCACCAACACGCCGTCGGTGATGTTCGATGCGGTGCTCGTGCCCGCCGGTGCAGAGAACGTGGCTGCACTCGCGCGCAACGGCGACGCCGTGCACTTCGTGCTCGAGGCCTACAAGCACTGCAAGGCGATCTGCACGGTCGGCGAAGGCGTCGGCCTGCTGTCGACATTGGGCATCGGCAACGATGCCGCGGGCGCCCCGGCCGGCGTGGTCGTCGCAAACACACCGGCAACCAACATGGGCGACAACACCGCCGCGCTGCAGGTGGCGCACGATTTCGTTGCAGCCATTGCCAAACACCGGCATTGGGACCGGGCGAACATCGACGCTGTTCCCGCTTGAGTTGATCGTCGGTATTGCGACGCTTTGCGCAGTGGTTGTGTGCATTGCGTGGCGCATCCCTGTCAGTTTTGAGGGGGGTGACCGAACGGGT
Proteins encoded:
- a CDS encoding site-specific recombinase produces the protein MRAASRDLTSLLARLDPAADLAHRHIWLIDLFDWLRGDRAAPQAAAGRVVLLLDAIEARPELRERAREWWRVFTQTVDLTALLADHGFAPRSAFVSELSDRLRRKMLPGTPETTDASELFRLVLPRAFDAKWIALLDDALLNRIGALMADETVDGAPRWRHTVMDAVTYCTSQVVAAGFSPELRLRMSDPVREARSFHALLADLDDLRDEMFRQPPDDAALQAAFLAFRDRLDACRAGAATIYSHLEDNGISVGLVFRLRQLRERVLRIRELLDCLLSPTPAASVGRLVGRLVVTGGERNSIRALIASNSSMLAAKVTERSAETGEHYITRDLAAYGQMVRKAAGGGAMTAITVMLKFGILALGLSAFWSGFWSGVMYAASFVAIQLLHLTLATKQPAMTAPAMAAKLRDLKQEGAVDAFVDEVTHLVRSQVAAVLGNVLVVVPTVLALASLVQWLAAEPMLDAPHAQAVLHSLSLAGPTLLFAAFTGVLLFAASIIAGWVENAFVLHRLDSAMRYNPRIGAVLGAARAHRWATFMRTHISGFASNVSLGFMLGLVPAFAAFFGIGLDVRHVTLSTGQLAAAVASIGMPALQQPALWWAVAALPFIGALNVSVSFYCAFRLALRAHSVSGLDRSRIRAATLARWRSRPARFFVPAR
- the apaG gene encoding Co2+/Mg2+ efflux protein ApaG, with the translated sequence MSNSPLTVQVEPRFLADQSSAGDGIYTFSYTITVTNTATVPMQLIARRWVINDASGHTQEVKGLGVIGQQPLLAPGESFRYTSGCRLQAPSGTMHGSYFVVSEEGERFDVPVPMFVLEADADGAAGTRVLH
- the rpe gene encoding ribulose-phosphate 3-epimerase translates to MTSPTYRISPSILSADFARLGDEVEQVIAAGADWIHFDVMDNHYVPNLTFGPMICKALKPHAKTAAGVAIPIDVHLMVKPVDALAASFAEAGADYISFHPDASPHTHRSIQAIKAAGCKAGLVFNPGLGLEALDWAIDDIDLILIMSVNPGFGGQSFIDSALRKIELARKRIEQTGRDIRLEVDGGIKIDNIAAVANAGADTFVAGSAIFGHTDYASVISAMRGNLATVSA
- a CDS encoding succinylglutamate desuccinylase/aspartoacylase family protein, yielding MTTLLRIHGFSAPVAGPKLIVLGGVHGDETCGTEGIERVVAELDAGTLALRCGALTLVPVANPLARQRQRREGERNLNRLFQPSDAPADYEARITNLLCPLLDRHDVLLDLHSFQSAGDAFAMIGPRDNTGTLEPFAQATEEGRLALHLGTSRVVEGWLDIYADSLARRAALPGGMPVDDAALAFGWGTNEYMRSRGGYGVTLECGQHRDPEAPKVAHRAILAALRLLGMVASAPEAAPPSRPELLRLVSVTDRAHEGDQFVREWATFDAVAQGEPIGVRDDGAVLHAECDGVIVFPNSEALPGTEWFYFAVPSDRVL
- the ku gene encoding non-homologous end joining protein Ku is translated as MPDTHTPAPRVLWKGAISFGLVHIPVALYSATTDSSIDFDWLDKRTMDPVGYKRINKKTGKEIQREQIVKGIEYEDGQYVVLSDAEIAAAYPKTTQTIEIETFVPADGIPFVYLERPYYVAPINRGAKVYALLRETLQRSGRIGVARVVIQTKQHLAALVPSGAGMVLNLLRWGADIRSWEHLPLPAEGAKQAGLSDNELKMAKQLVEDMSSDWDPNAFKNSFKDEIMKLVDRKVESGQTESVEKPEAMEPSDGGGAKILDLTELLQRSLRKGSSPDKSAAPEKEKPAVPRKRAAAKKTKPATKKPPATKRRAA
- a CDS encoding transglutaminase-like domain-containing protein, which translates into the protein MLIKIGFDIELGVSAPTALIYMLQVHPSRAHDIPAGESITISPPLVTDHYRDVFDNQCARVHVPFGVSTVRLRNEAVVFDSGWADPVDYGAVEHAPANLPVHTLPFVLPSRYCEVDSELLQFAWANFGNVSPGWHRVQAICDFVHRHLRFDYQRARATRTALEGFREGVGVCRDFTHLAITLCRCMNIPARYVTGYLGDIGIPPVPYPMDFSAWFEVYLGDRWHTFDARHNTPRVGRIVIARGRDAADVPITMVFGANTLQRFEVTTDEIVQ
- the katE gene encoding catalase HPII, with product MTPQNKAAAGRRPKASDGANAKQAQLAESTVDNASALTTNQGLQIPDNHNSLKAGVRGPTLLEDFILREKITHFDHERIPERAVHARGSAAHGYFQVYKSMSQFTCAEFLQDPAVKTPVFVRFSTVAGSRGSADTVRDVRGFAVKFYTQQGNYDLVGNNIPVFFIQDAIKFPDLIHAVKPEPHHEMPQAASAHDTFWDFASLMPESTHMLMWAMSDRALPRSLRMMEGFGVHTFRFINSRGESHFVKFHWKPKLGIHGLAWDEAQKIAGKDADFHRRDLWEAIDNGDFPEWELGVQMIPQDKEHALGFDLLDPTKLIPEELVPVVKIGRMVLNRNPDNFFAETEQVAFHPGHVVPGIDFSNDPLLQGRLFSYTDTQISRLGGANFHELPINKAVCPFHNFQRDGMHRQTIARGQVAYEPNTLGNGSEYRVDGGNGGFQSFPEEIDPPKIRRRSPSFDDHFTQARLFFNSQTAAEKDHIVAGFRFELSKLEVPAIRQRMVDNLAHVDEKLARRVAEPLGIHAPDAKAAAGRSGFRDHRITMAVSESPALSMVGTGDGSIKTRKVAILVADGVDSASLKPIREAIEAAGAQCKVVGLRLGSVTSASKRQIEVDVTFTNTPSVMFDAVLVPAGAENVAALARNGDAVHFVLEAYKHCKAICTVGEGVGLLSTLGIGNDAAGAPAGVVVANTPATNMGDNTAALQVAHDFVAAIAKHRHWDRANIDAVPA